A window of the Tursiops truncatus isolate mTurTru1 chromosome 14, mTurTru1.mat.Y, whole genome shotgun sequence genome harbors these coding sequences:
- the GPR75 gene encoding probable G-protein coupled receptor 75, with product MNSTDLPQDAPNTTLLHVPHSQGENSTAVQEDLQDLIHTATLVSCTFLLAIIFCLGSYGNFIVFLSFFDPAFRKFRTNFDFMVLNLSFCDLFICGVTAPMFTFVLFFSSASGIPDAFCFTFHLTSSGFIIMSLKTVAVIALHRLRMVLGKQPNRTASFLCTLLLTLLLWATSFTLATLATLKTSKSHLCLPMSSLIAREGKAILSLYVVDFTFCVAVVSVSYIMIAQTLRKNAQVRKCPPVITVDASRPQPFMGAPVKGGGDPIQCTMPALYRNQNYNKLQHVQTHGYTKSPNQLATPAASRLQLVSAVNLSTAKDSKAVVTCVIIVLSVLVCCLPLGISLVHVVLSSNGSFILYQFELFGFTLVFFKSGLNPFIYSRNSAGLRRKVLWCLQYIGLGFFCCKQKTRLRAMGKGNLEVNRNKSSHHETNSAYMLSPKPQKKFVDQACGPSHSKESVVSPKMSAGHQHYGQSSSTPINTRIEPYYSIYNSSPSQEESIPHNLQPVNSFGFASSYIAMHYHTTNDLMQEYDSTSARQIPVPSV from the coding sequence ATGAACTCAACAGACCTCCCTCAGGATGCTCCCAACACTACCCTGCTACATGTGCCTCACTCCCAGGGAGAAAACAGCACTGCTGTCCAGGAAGACCTCCAGGACCTCATCCACACGGCCACCTTGGTGAGCTGTACCTTTCTGCTCGCAATCATCTTCTGCCTGGGCTCTTACGGCAACTTCATTGTCTTCTTGTCCTTCTTTGATCCGGCCTTCAGGAAATTCAGAACCAACTTTGATTTCATGGTCCTGAACCTGTCCTTCTGTGACCTTTTCATTTGTGGCGTGACGGCCCCCATGTTCACCTTCGTGTTGTTCTTCAGTTCAGCCAGCGGCATACCAGACGCTTTCTGCTTCACCTTCCACCTCACCAGCTCCGGCTTCATCATCATGTCCCTCAAGACAGTGGCGGTGATTGCCCTGCACCGGCTCCGCATGGTGTTGGGGAAGCAGCCAAACCGCACGGCCTCCTTTCTCTGCACTTTGCTCCTCACTCTGCTCCTCTGGGCCACCAGTTTCACACTCGCCACCTTGGCCACCCTGAAAACCAGCAAGTCCCACCTCTGCCTTCCCATGTCCAGTCTGATTGCCCGAGAAGGGAAAGCCATCCTGTCTCTCTATGTGGTCGATTTCACCTTTTGTGTTGCTGTGGTCTCTGTGTCTTACATCATGATTGCTCAGACCTTGCGGAAAAATGCTCAAGTCAGAAAGTGCCCCCCTGTGATCACAGTTGATGCTTCCAGACCACAGCCTTTCATGGGGGCCCCTGTGAAGGGAGGTGGAGATCCTATCCAGTGTACCATGCCAGCTCTTTACAGGAACCAGAATTACAATAAACTGCAGCACGTTCAGACCCACGGATACACCAAGAGTCCCAACCAGCTGGCAACCCCTGCGGCCAGCCGGCTCCAGCTGGTGTCGGCTGTCAATCTCTCCACGGCTAAGGATTCCAAGGCGGTGGTCACCTGTGTGATCATTGTGCTGTCGGTCCTGGTGTGCTGCCTTCCACTGGGAATCTCCTTGGTGCATGTGGTTCTGTCCAGCAATGGGAGCTTCATCCTTTACCAGTTTGAACTGTTTGGTTTTACGCTTGTATTTTTCAAGTCAGGATTAAACCCTTTTATATATTCTCGGAACAGTGCAGGGCTGAGAAGGAAAGTACTGTGGTGTCTGCAGTACATAGGCCTGGGTTTTTTCTGCTGCAAACAGAAGACTCGACTTCGAGCCATGGGAAAGGGAAACCTCGAAGTCAACAGAAACAAATCCTCCCATCATGAAACAAACTCTGCCTACATGTTGTCTCCAAAGCCCCAGAAGAAATTTGTGGACCAGGCCTGTGGCCCAAGTCATTCGAAGGAAAGTGTGGTCAGTCCCAAGATGTCTGCTGGACATCAACACTATGGTCAGAGCAGCTCAACCCCCATCAACACTCGGATTGAGCCGTACTACAGTATCTATAACAGCAGCCCGTCCCAGGAAGAGAGCATCCCACATAACTTACAGCCAGTAAATTCTTTTGGATTTGCCAGTTCCTATATTGCCATGCATTATCACACCACTAATGATTTAATGCAAGAGTATGATAGCACTTCAGCCAGGCAGATTCCAGTCCCCTCTGTTTAG